In Myxococcus guangdongensis, the following proteins share a genomic window:
- a CDS encoding response regulator has protein sequence MAMVQHLLLVEDSVSLARVLEEALAPRAHRITHVTTLAQAREALRTQPPDAVLLDVSLPDGTSDALLEDLLAVEPLPYVIAISGSATAEQAFRLAAGGVRAFVPKPLDLARLEDVWTRTLASPPELVPVLRASAGKVPLHHFEDLVRDTLVDEALARAKGSVRGAARLLHISRQLLQHILNARD, from the coding sequence ATGGCCATGGTCCAACACCTCCTGCTCGTCGAGGACTCGGTGAGCCTGGCGCGCGTGCTGGAAGAGGCCCTGGCCCCCCGCGCGCACCGCATCACCCACGTCACCACGCTCGCCCAGGCGCGCGAGGCCCTGCGAACCCAACCTCCCGACGCGGTGCTCCTGGACGTCAGCCTCCCGGATGGGACCAGCGACGCGCTGCTGGAGGACCTGCTCGCGGTGGAGCCACTGCCGTATGTCATTGCCATCAGCGGCAGCGCGACCGCCGAACAGGCCTTCCGCCTGGCCGCCGGCGGCGTGCGCGCCTTCGTCCCCAAGCCGCTGGACCTCGCGCGGCTGGAGGACGTGTGGACCCGGACCCTCGCCAGTCCCCCGGAGCTCGTCCCCGTCCTGAGAGCCAGCGCCGGCAAGGTCCCCCTCCATCACTTCGAGGACCTCGTGCGCGACACCCTTGTCGATGAGGCCCTCGCCCGCGCCAAGGGCAGCGTTCGCGGCGCCGCCAGGCTGCTCCACATCTCCCGGCAGCTCCTCCAGCACATCCTCAACGCCCGGGACTGA
- a CDS encoding lipoprotein N-acyltransferase Lnb domain-containing protein codes for MGSPSSGLIILALCLLWSAPARATVDFLAHPEDVHVKLVTFGPGPHLHERFGHVAVWAEDTRRGARALYSYGVTSYGRATELRLLMERPTYWAARLPLDNALLLYRARNRSIFVQELDLSVEQRRRLLERLERDVKPETRTYAYDPLRDNCATRLRDALDEALGGALRLQLSGPAGRDEREHLRDSLRELPVTSTLLMLWLSDDVDAPMSRWQEAAFPRELSQSLDEVRIVDDTGTLKPLVLRGHEEHLSRDVPPSREHGSRLLPIAVALGACALLLTPRRFERGRAYRVALGLYHALIGATVGAAATAGFALMLFSVHPYFGINENQWLANPLTMTLLPLGLLVAWGHPRAEVWVRGCVGLLVLGSLVPLVLGPLLPSFDQDTREVLPILVITNAGLGLIHAKRWWHSRPARSRATVGAEGLSHRWGA; via the coding sequence ATGGGAAGCCCCTCCTCCGGCCTCATCATCCTGGCCCTCTGTCTGCTCTGGAGCGCACCCGCGCGCGCGACCGTGGACTTCCTCGCCCACCCCGAGGACGTCCACGTGAAGCTGGTGACCTTCGGCCCCGGCCCGCACCTGCACGAGCGCTTCGGCCACGTCGCGGTCTGGGCCGAGGACACACGACGTGGCGCCCGCGCCCTCTACAGCTACGGCGTGACGTCATATGGCCGCGCGACCGAGCTGCGCCTCCTGATGGAGCGACCCACCTACTGGGCGGCCCGGCTCCCCTTGGACAACGCGCTCCTGCTGTACCGCGCACGCAATCGCTCCATCTTCGTCCAGGAGCTGGACCTGTCCGTGGAGCAGCGGCGCAGGCTGCTCGAGCGCCTCGAACGCGACGTGAAGCCCGAGACGCGGACCTATGCCTATGACCCGCTGAGGGACAATTGCGCGACGCGCCTTCGCGACGCACTCGACGAGGCGCTGGGTGGTGCGCTCCGCCTCCAGCTCTCCGGCCCCGCCGGCCGCGACGAGCGCGAGCACCTGCGTGATTCGCTTCGCGAGCTCCCCGTGACGAGCACACTCCTGATGCTCTGGCTGAGCGACGACGTGGATGCGCCGATGAGCCGGTGGCAGGAGGCCGCCTTCCCGCGCGAGCTCTCCCAATCCCTGGACGAGGTCCGCATCGTGGATGACACGGGCACCCTCAAGCCCCTCGTCCTCCGGGGCCACGAGGAGCACCTGTCCCGGGACGTGCCGCCCTCCCGGGAGCACGGCTCGAGGCTCCTCCCTATCGCCGTCGCCCTGGGGGCATGCGCGCTGCTCCTCACACCGCGGAGGTTCGAGCGCGGCCGTGCATACCGCGTCGCTCTCGGGCTGTACCACGCCCTCATCGGCGCGACCGTGGGCGCCGCCGCCACCGCCGGGTTCGCGCTGATGCTCTTCTCGGTCCATCCGTACTTCGGCATCAACGAGAACCAGTGGCTCGCCAACCCGCTCACGATGACGCTGCTCCCGCTCGGGCTCCTGGTGGCCTGGGGCCACCCGCGCGCGGAGGTCTGGGTCCGCGGGTGCGTCGGGCTGCTGGTCCTCGGCTCGCTGGTGCCGCTCGTGCTCGGGCCACTGCTGCCCTCGTTCGACCAGGACACTCGTGAGGTCCTCCCCATCCTGGTCATCACCAACGCGGGGCTGGGGCTCATCCATGCGAAGCGTTGGTGGCACTCCCGCCCCGCACGGAGCAGGGCCACCGTGGGCGCCGAGGGCCTCAGCCACCGGTGGGGAGCATGA
- a CDS encoding GNAT family N-acetyltransferase, with product MASPYEVMAVRGPSELPRILELQRRNLKQVLEDDEMRSQGFVTVEHDVTALEKMHALAPSIVAHHGSELVAYALTMPRECRALMPLLVPMFDLLDTLEYQGRSLRERRFYVMGQVCVDKAHRGKGLFDQLYAKHRELYRERFDLLVTEVSARNTRSLRAHERVGFKTLHTYRDATDEWAVVAWDWSAAP from the coding sequence ATGGCAAGCCCCTATGAGGTGATGGCGGTGCGCGGCCCGTCGGAGCTCCCGCGCATCCTGGAGCTCCAGCGCAGGAACCTGAAGCAGGTGCTCGAGGACGACGAGATGCGCTCTCAGGGCTTCGTCACGGTGGAGCACGACGTGACGGCCCTGGAGAAGATGCACGCGCTGGCACCCAGCATCGTCGCGCACCACGGAAGCGAGCTGGTGGCGTACGCGCTGACGATGCCCCGCGAGTGCCGCGCGCTGATGCCCTTGCTCGTCCCCATGTTCGACCTGCTTGACACGCTGGAGTACCAGGGACGGTCCCTGCGCGAGCGGCGCTTCTACGTCATGGGGCAGGTCTGCGTGGACAAGGCGCACCGGGGCAAGGGGCTCTTCGACCAGCTCTACGCGAAGCACCGGGAGCTGTACCGCGAGCGCTTCGACCTGCTCGTCACGGAGGTGTCCGCGCGCAACACGCGCTCGCTGCGCGCCCACGAGCGCGTGGGCTTCAAGACGCTGCACACCTACCGTGACGCCACGGACGAGTGGGCCGTCGTGGCATGGGATTGGAGCGCGGCGCCCTGA
- a CDS encoding ATP-binding protein — translation MAMRESLARKVLSDASNDAEVLVSAVRIVFCALVLTRFLALGGADAEGGPSAALLEVSLLVGGMALSVLGLWAGRRRWFGPWLLLGSVLLDAVVALGTLGSTLWWHGPHYTGLLRMPDPSALIAVVFVTALRLSPRIAWVGTGLNLVGALALVALDFHRNADVITYGASEVALWVIFIGSAGAVAAVTCGVARRLVLASGAAGQRVRRARSNLRAILREHHDVRTVLSAARLRADLLLREAGGQGDSHHAQGLAQDLRELWEFVESVKSRALGELTMIDEASPVEVCAALRHATAVVQTRYAHVRIVLGAVSAESQALRVWIVGGERGLAHVMTNLLVNACEGDGQRGACTVEVSVEPEGRTRRVLLRVSDDGPGFRAAALDATRLTGVSTKQAGSGLGMRLVGGLIEASGGTLRAANLPGGGARVEVMLPTGG, via the coding sequence ATGGCCATGCGTGAAAGCCTAGCACGCAAAGTCCTCTCCGACGCGTCGAACGACGCCGAGGTCCTGGTGAGCGCGGTGCGCATCGTCTTCTGCGCGTTGGTGCTGACGCGCTTCCTCGCGCTGGGGGGCGCGGACGCGGAAGGAGGGCCATCGGCGGCGCTGTTGGAGGTGTCGCTGCTGGTGGGCGGGATGGCGCTGTCCGTGCTGGGGCTGTGGGCGGGACGGAGGCGGTGGTTCGGTCCGTGGCTGCTGTTGGGTTCGGTGTTGCTGGATGCGGTCGTGGCGCTGGGCACGCTGGGGTCCACGCTGTGGTGGCACGGTCCTCACTACACGGGGCTCTTGCGCATGCCGGACCCGTCCGCGCTCATCGCGGTGGTGTTCGTCACCGCGCTGCGACTGTCTCCGCGTATCGCCTGGGTGGGGACGGGGTTGAACCTCGTGGGGGCGCTCGCGCTGGTCGCGCTGGACTTCCACCGCAACGCCGACGTCATCACCTATGGCGCCTCCGAGGTGGCGCTGTGGGTCATCTTCATCGGCAGCGCGGGGGCGGTGGCCGCCGTCACGTGTGGGGTGGCGCGGCGCCTGGTGCTTGCCTCCGGCGCGGCGGGGCAGCGCGTGCGGCGGGCTCGCAGCAACCTGCGCGCCATCCTCCGCGAGCACCATGACGTGCGGACGGTGTTGTCCGCGGCCCGGCTGCGCGCGGACCTGTTGCTGCGGGAGGCGGGCGGCCAGGGGGACTCGCACCACGCCCAGGGGCTGGCGCAGGACCTTCGGGAGCTGTGGGAGTTCGTCGAGAGCGTGAAGTCCCGTGCGCTCGGGGAGCTGACGATGATCGATGAGGCGTCGCCCGTGGAGGTGTGCGCGGCGCTTCGTCATGCCACGGCGGTGGTGCAGACGCGCTACGCGCATGTCCGCATCGTGCTCGGCGCCGTGTCCGCGGAGTCACAGGCGTTGCGCGTCTGGATTGTCGGAGGCGAGCGGGGACTGGCGCACGTGATGACGAACCTGCTGGTGAACGCGTGCGAGGGGGATGGGCAGCGAGGCGCCTGTACTGTCGAGGTGAGCGTGGAGCCCGAGGGACGCACGCGGCGGGTGCTCCTGCGGGTGAGCGACGACGGCCCTGGCTTCCGGGCGGCGGCGCTGGACGCCACGCGCCTCACGGGCGTCTCGACGAAGCAGGCCGGCTCCGGACTGGGGATGCGCCTGGTGGGAGGGCTCATCGAGGCGAGTGGAGGAACGCTGCGCGCGGCGAACCTGCCCGGTGGCGGAGCCCGGGTGGAGGTCATGCTCCCCACCGGTGGCTGA